DNA sequence from the Sinomonas terrae genome:
TTCTCGCTCTATCTCCTCATCGCGGGCCACAACGCGCCGGGGGGCGGGTTCGCGGGCGGACTCATCGCCGGCATCGCCCTGACGATCCGCTACCTCGCAGGGGGACGGTTCGAGCTGCACGAGGCCGCGCCGTTCAACCCTGGCATCCTCCTCGGCGCCGGGCTCGCGACGGCGGCGCTCTCTGCCGCGGTTCCCCTGCTGGTGGGCGGCCAGATCCTCCAGAGCGCGATCATCACCCTGTGGCTCCCCGTCTTCGGCGATGTGAAGTTCGTGACGTCGACGATCTTCGACGTCGGCGTGTACCTCATCGTCGTCGCCCTCGTGATCGACGTCCTGCGCAGCCTCGGCTCGCGGATTGACGAGCAGCTCGAGGACCAGGCGCACACCGAGGCTGCGCACGACCTCCGGAACCTGAGTGAGCGCGAGCAGGAGAGGGAGCGCGCATGAACCCCAACGTGACCCTGCTCATCATTTCCGGCGTGCTCTTCGCGTGCGGGATCTACCTCGTGCTCGAGCGGAGCCTCACGCGTGTGCTCCTCGGCCTCATGATGCTGACGAACGGCGCCAACCTCCTGCTCCTCACGACCTGCGGCTATGCGGGCCTCGCGCCGATCTTCGCCAAGGGCACGGACCCACGGGCCTACACGGATCCGCTCCCTGAGGCGTTCGTGCTGACCTCGATCGTCATCTCGTTCGCGGTGACGGGCTTCATGCTCGCCCTCGTCTACCGGACGTGGCAGCTCGGCCGCGGTGACGAGGTCGCCGACGACCTCGAGGACCGGCGCGTCGCGGCCCAGACCGGCTCGCAGCCGGAGGAGGACGCGATCCTCCCGGAGGACGTGAGCGAGTTCATGGACCGCGAGGAGGCGGCGGCAGCGGATCGGGCCGCGGTCCATAGCGCGCGCCAGAAGGTCATGGCGCGAGAGGCGGCCGTGCCGCTGGGCGCGGCTCATGATCCAGCACCCGACGGCGTAGCCCGCGACGGGGAGGACGCCGAGTGAATCTGGCCAGCCTGGCGCCGCTCGCCGTCGTCCTCCCCCTCTTCGGCGCGGCGGTGACGTTCGTGCTCCTGCGGCAGGAGCGCGCCCAGCGGATCGTGAGCATCGGCGTCGTCGCGCTCACCCTAGCGCTCGAGGTGACGCTGCTCGTCTCGGTGTGGGGCGGTGGGACCGTCGCGGTGCCGATCGGGGAGTGGGTTCCCCCGTGGGGCATCACGCTCGTCGTTGACCAGTTCTCCTCGCTCATGCTCGTGATTTCGAGCTCGGTGAGCCTCGCCGTCCTCATCTACGCGGTGTCCCAGGGCATTGCCGACGGCGACAAGGACGGCCCGATCTCCGTCTTCCACCCGAGCTTCCTCATCCTCATAGCGGGGGTCTCCGACGCGTT
Encoded proteins:
- a CDS encoding Na(+)/H(+) antiporter subunit C: MNPNVTLLIISGVLFACGIYLVLERSLTRVLLGLMMLTNGANLLLLTTCGYAGLAPIFAKGTDPRAYTDPLPEAFVLTSIVISFAVTGFMLALVYRTWQLGRGDEVADDLEDRRVAAQTGSQPEEDAILPEDVSEFMDREEAAAADRAAVHSARQKVMAREAAVPLGAAHDPAPDGVARDGEDAE